AATACAAATGAACTCTaaagcaggagtccccaaccctGGTAAGGTCCCAGTTCGTGGCCTTACCAGGACTGGTCAGTGGAGACAAATCTCTTGCCCCCTGCCCATGCAGATGCATGCACGGCCCCTCCCTCACCCAcatggaaaccccccccccgtgcactAAACCATTCTGTGggggcaaaaaggttggggaccactgctctaaggataTACATCCTTCCATTGGGGTtgctatgttagtctgttgcaaaaCGAAACTAAAGAAACTGACAAGCAGATAATCGGGGCTCCATAAAGATTGTGGCTCCATAAAGATCAACATGTTTTATCTGATGTAAGCTTTCATAGACTGTAACTACACTTCACAAAAATTTATACCCAACAAACCTGCTTgtttttcacagaatcatagaaaagtgaagttggaaggggcctacaaggccatcaagtccaacctcctgctcagtgcaggaatacaatcaaagcttatctgccaggtgattatctaagttttgcttgaatgcctccagtgttgaagcactcacccactcccgaggtaactggttccactgttgtactgctctaacagttaggaagtttttcctgatattcaactgaaatctggcttcctttaacttgagccctgcactgtgggatgatcaaaaatagatcttgccccttctctgtacgACAGTctaacaaatatttgaaaagtgctatcatatcacccctcagtattcttttctcaaggcttcagcctttccttataaggcttggtttccagccccctgatcatccttgttgcccccctctgaacttgttccaattagcatccttcttgaattgtggtgtccagaactggacacagtactcaaggtgaggcctaaccaatgctgaatagagggggactagcacctctcgggatttggaaactaccggtatacttctattaatgaagCCGAAAACAGCATTagccttctcacttgtagttttgctgagccaggtgtcccccatcttgtaactgtgcaactggtttctttttctgagatgcagtactttgtacttatccctgttgaattttattctgttgctttcaaccCAAAATATAAAGGGCCACAAGATCCTTGGGTATTTTCATTGAGATCTTAACCTTTTAGGGATCTAAGACCACAGTACTGTATTTAGAAAAAGTGACTACCACCTTTGTCACCACTTAAGATAGTCTTGAATCTTTACACATGTTTTCATCACCATTCCCAGCTCAACACTAAGACAGGAAAGCAAAATGACAGAAGCCCAGTATTAATGGGTGGCAGTCATATTTCCTGCTGTACTGGGAAGATTTGAAGGTATATCTCCAGAGGGCAACTACAAGAGACTGTTGAAAACATTCCTATCTTCTTGTAATCCAAAGatatttgcatttacattttgGACTTTAAACCTGCTTGCTTTTACAATGAGGAAGTTTCATAGTTATGTAGAAGAGGTAATTTCGTGTGGTGTACCTTGGATCTACTTTCTTTGGattagaaaaagagaaaccatCAAGATAAATACCCTCGAAAAGCTCCCATAGATAacaaaacaatttattattttccAGGACTTCTTCCCACTTATTAAGGAactatttttttccagtcagTTACAATGTATAATATAAACAGCTATAGAAAAGTTTTTAAGTCTCCCATAAACACTCTCATTCTCTCATTCTCACACATTTTCAGAATCTCCGGTCTCTGTCCAGTCCTCCTGGGCCCAGGCGGGCATCTTAGAGCAGTAGTCAAACTCTAATCCTTTGTAGCGCAAAGCATGGAGATACATGACAAGATCTTTGGGTGATGGGTCAGGCCTTACAATTTTACATTCATCACACAGAGGATCTATTGCATCCTGGTGCTCAGTTGAATACGTTTCTCCACTCTCTGTCTCGTGAGTCTGTGCCTTAAGAAGAGAACTTTGAGAACACACCAAGACTGCACTCCTGTCCTCATTTTTTGATTCTTCATTATGGTGAGAGTTAACACTTCCTGGGGTGACCTCAACGGACGTAGCACAATTCCCCAGAGTGTCCTGAAGTTTATCTCCCAAAATGGGCTTCAAGTCTTCCTCAACAACATCCAAGATACTCAGACTTTCTCTGGAAAGGTGTTCCTTCACCAACGCTTGAAGCAGTTCCGTGTCAGTTTTGCCAATATTGCCAGCTTTGCCCTTGTTGGGCCCCCAGGCATCTGTGTTGTAAACAGGATCATTGACAATAGGGTATCCCAAAAATTGTAGGTGGACACGGATCTGATGGGTACGGCCTGTGTATGGAAAACACTTCACAACACTGGTCTTGCCATTGTAACTGAGCCTCTGAAAGACAGTTTTACAAACTTTACCCTTGGGGTCCACTCGACACACTCCCACTTTGTAAGAGACAACCAGGATGGGCTCTTCGCAGATGACCTCGTCTTGTGGAAACTCTCCAACTACACGACATACATACTCCTTCTCCAGCTATTAGGAATGGAAATGTGGAAAAGCAAAGAAGTAAAATCAAAAGTGAACATTAATCAATACAGGAAAAGTAATTATGTGTAAACAATAATATACTAACCACTGTTACTAATCATTTGCACTCTCTCTAATTGGGATCTGCCACTATGTATGGCAGGGGTACAGGTCTCCGGCCTACCAGATATTTTGGCATACAATGCTCATCAGCCTTACCCCCACATTGACCAATGGTTGAAGGGCTATGGGAGTTGTTGTACCAATCATATGATGAGCAAAAGATTCCTGTCATTGACTGACTGTGTGTGTATCTTTCTCATTCTACTTTCTCATGGACTGAACACCATATACTCGCAAAAGACACTGTATGCAATCTGTCAATTCTGAACCAACACCATCCTAGAAATATTCTGAATGCCACAACAAGTATAATGCTTGTGGTAACCATCTGTTCTACTTTGACTGAAATCCTACTGGTGCTTGTGAAAGGTTTGTGTAGCTTATCAGTAACTAACTGACAAGGTTGTGCAGTTGGATGTGTAGCTAAGCATGTGGCCAAAATGTCCCTCTGCATCTCATAAATTAGTTGTAATTAGCTCTGGCAAGTTAAGCAAACCTTACAAGAATACTAATAGGATACTGGCTTTAGTACTTtgataggaggaaaatatttaaaaggaattaaaaggaaGAATTTAAGTCTTGTTGGAGTGTTGAACTTTGACTGGGAAGACTTGTTTGAGCCATACAAAACTCCTGGGGTAAACAATAACTCTCTTATTTTTCCTGTCTACCTTACTAGGTTGTTCTGAGAGTAAAAGGAAGTAATCCTGAACCCCTTCGTTAGCTTTCTTCTATGCAACAGCTTTCCAGCATACAAAGTACAGCTCATTTCCACACAACAGCTTTGCTGCCTTCAAAGCATGATTCAGTTCTacataaattatttaaatttaaaggTATTTAAACACCCTCTTATATCTAATGGCTAGCTGGAAGCAAAAACAAATGGGGATGCTCCCCAGGTTGATGCAATGTATGAGTCACAGCTTCTGCATTCCTGACATGAAGAAAGAATGAACAATAAATGCATACAACAAAAAAATTCTTTAATCTTTACCTGTCGTTGTTGGACTTGCTCATTAATCCTCTTCGAGACCTCTATGGACTTAGCAAATATGAGAACACCTGATGTCAAGCGATCCAGCCGATGAATCGTGTGCAGCTCCTTCAGGTTGTGCTCTTTACCCAAGATGAAGACAATACTGTTGTGCCGAAATCTGCCACATGGGTGGACTGGTAAAGATGATGGTTTGTTTATCACCACAACTTCATCGTTTTCTTCTAGAAACTCAATGGCCTGTGCTGTAACTGGAGGTTCATGACGATGTATTGTGTTTTGCAAAAAGTCATTATTCTGCAAGCAAAGAAAGGACTGTATTAGGAAAAGTACTGTATGGTATTTTCTAGACTAGTCTATTTGCCATGATCTTTACAGACCTGAAAGGGAgtgaaatgaatcacaatttgCAATTGTCTATGAAATTACATCAAGGTTCTTTAGTTCTAAAACATAACTGAGACTTACAAAAAATTGCAGTATTAAAATCTCCTTAAAGTTTTAGAAGTAAAAACAACTGTTTGACTATCCCTTGAAACAGTGAATTTTGCAGGCATTCGTATGACACAGATTACAGTAGATGCTTTCACACAATGGTATACCGTAAAATGCTTTTCTTTCAGGGTTCAACCACTCACACATTTCCCCCTCTGTTTTGGGTTTCCTTATCATCCCTCCCCCAGGAGGTGGAGTAGATATTTGTGCTCACTACCAGttaactgaattttttttaaaaaagttttaggGGTTAGGGATGGGGATAGGGGACATAGGATTGAATGGActgtaaatcaacatgaacattttacaatattcattcttatctattaaatttcaaagatacataagtTTCCGGTGTAACTAATTTACAATAATATTCTAATCCTAAATTGATCTTAagctttcaattatcaaatattaattgacattctatttctaagccgatcataaaatttatgccaacaatcttcatgatacatttttgttgttgttgttgagtctagccattctgatagttTATTCATCTCCGCCATATCCAggatttttgctattaactcatcTTGAGATGGATTCTCCGGGTTTTTCCAGTatttagcaaaaagaattcttaaagctgtcaagatatggataactaaatattttcccattaggcCTATTGAATCCAGGATTATATTTAGAACAAATAATTCAGAGGTTACAGTTATCAGAATCTCTAAAACCTCATAcaaaagcatttcaaccctttTCCAGTATTCTTGggcaaaaatatttcttcattgaTGTCTATGAATATACAGTACCTTACTCCAATTGCTGAATGTTTTAAAATAGCTTGCCCATGGGAAACTAGGAAATGATCTACCTCAGTGATGACATCATTCCGTTTAAACTTTTAATCTGTGTCTTCCTTTCTCTTGTCTGACACTCGGATATAATCTCTTTCCTACCCAGCTGTCAGTTTTTCCCACTTTCAGTCTGTCAGTATTCTATGCCACTGAGTTCTTGCTGATCTATTTAGTAGGAACATCTCCCCTTGGGCCAAGCTGACTGTGAGATTCTAAGAGTTAAGAATACAGTCGTGACTCGCTTAACGAGCgtaccgtttaacgacgaatctgcatagcgatgcattttttgcaatcgctaatgcgatcgcattgcgatgtttagaaaacagctgattggtggttccaaaatggccaccgggtgcagaaaatggccgcccgcagcgttttcgcgccctgccctcgcttaccgggcagcgaaaatggcggctggatgggggaatcttcgcttaccagtgagtttttccccaataggaacgcattaaacagagtttaatgcgttcctatgggttccccccgcatagcgatgaatccggatagcgacgttaatcctggaactgattaacgtcgctatgcggggcaccactatacaaaaactcaacttttccaagctctaatcaACACCAGATTATAAGGAGCTTCCTGCTAACCTCTATTCAGGTAATGTGTAAAACTGTCTTCAGTCAGCTGTCCATCCCACTAGTTCCCATGGTATTAGAAAAGACAGTTATCCTACTTttgaaaaaatgaaatacagtatgacTAAAATCATATGAATTGATTTCTGTGATGTAGCCATACCAGTCTGTTGCAACACAATTTAcagaaaaccttgacatcttaAAGAGTAATGAGGTTTATCTGGCATACACTTTCACGGCGTTTAGCCTCTTTCAGCACATGTGTGCAAAGAGTCCACAAAAGTGTGTACAATGTTTATCCCCCTCAGCAAGAGTGAAGCCCCCACACAGAGGATCTCAAAGGTGGGGTCACAGTGAAATCTGGTGAGCATGTTGAAAGTCTGGATACTTTAGTACTTCATGTTTCACAGTGAAGAGGAACATCACAAAGTACTCAATAAATCCCCCCAGTCTGATAATAGTAAGAAAAACAAGCTGTTTATTATTTCATTAACTTATGGCTTTTATATCTCACATTTCCTCCAAGGAGTTCAAAGGAGCAGCTGTAGCACTTCTCAGCCCTTCATCCCTCAGTGCTAAttgagttttccatttttgtatttttcatttcccaatgtggcattggggaaaaaaagatatgctggttttagctttaatactgccttttaatgatgcaaggtgCCTCTTTATTCagtgttcttagctttaaatattatcttttaataatgttaaccATTGTTGCCTGCTcgttgttttcaacttcaaatactgtctttcaatgttgtaagctgccttgggtcctttttcaaggaaaaaggcgaggtaaaaatattttaaataaaataaatacacaactGCCTGCAGGAGATCATATTGACCGTGTGTGGTGGCCACAAGTCATCGAATCCGTGACACATGTGTGGGCGCGCCTGCAGATACCCCAAAATTTCCAGTTCAGTAACTTAAACCACATTGCATCAGTGACAGCAGCTGCCAGCGAGGCAGAGGATCCAGGACCTCCAGGTTAGCAAGGGGGAAAACATCAGATTCTCCCGCCCGCCCCGAAAAGCTTCAATGGTAggcggctgcctgcctgcctgcctgggggATGAAACCCCCAAAAGGCTCTTTTCCCCACTCGGGTTTGGCTCACCTCGCTCTTACCTTCAGCACGACACTGAGGTCCCGCAAGGGGTGCCCGTTGAGAAGCAAGCGGCCGGCTTTCGCCAAGCCCCGGTAGTACTCGAGGGGACGGGCGGAGAACTCGGTGCTGAACACGTCCGAGAGGCGCCTGCCCACCCAGCGGCCTTTGCAGTAGGTCGGAAAGTCGAAGAAGTAGGGCCGCACTTTACGGAGGCCGCCCTCGAAGTAGTAGCTGGTCTCGGCGAAGTGAGCCTCGCGGAAGCCGATGCCGGGGTTCCGCTTCTTCGGGGGCGGCACGTAGCGCTTCTCGCCTTCCTCGGGCGCCGTGGCCTTCCGCGTCTTCGTCCCGGGGCCCGGCGGAACCCGCCGCTTTTTCGCCGGCGGAGGAGGGGAGCCCTCCTGCTCGGGGACCGGCTGCTCCGCCATGCTTCGGCTGGCCAAGGCGGGCGCCCGCGAGCCTCGGCGCGGCGCTCTGGGGCCGGCCGagaagagccgccgccgccgccgccctcccgcGAGGCGCAGCTCCGTCAAGGGCTGccgcaagagcagcagcagcagcatggccTCCTCCTACTGCGCTGGCCCCTTCCGCCTCGCGGCTCCCCGGGCCGGACGGCAGGCATGGCGGGCAACCGGCAGGGCCCCGCTGGCGGGATGGATCAGCTCCGGGACAGGAAGGAGCCGCGCTCCTGAATTCCCTGGAACTAGTAGACCTCTGGCGATGACGCTTGGTCGGGGTTTGGGCTAGAATTGCAGGCGCTTTCGGTTCGAAGGAGAAGCAGAGCGGGACGGACTTGCACCTAGAGAAAGGGAAGAAGTGTGCCCGTGCGAGCACGCCTTAGAAGACCACGATTTGGGGCAGGGACAACTTCCGAAACGAAATCCCCATCGTTTCATGCAGCTCCCCTCTCATCAGTTGCGTCTTCCTTGCGCCAAGTCACCCCGGATTAACCATTAAGGAAAAATAAGGCCATGGTTAGGGCATCAACCAGGGAAGGAGGCACCACAGAGGTTTTTGCATTCTGGATTTACCATGGCCCCTGGTGCAAATGGTGCACAAACCACCTCCAAGCCaaatccttctctccctccctccctccctctggagcCCCCAGGAAGCCACCTCCCTGCCTAAAGTACTGTAATTGAGTATGAAccagtaaaaatgaaaaaaagtaatAGACTCAACTAGCGAGCCAcctcatgttttgagtgaaatgatcaattATCTTCATGATTGCTTGTTTTATTATTACCACatctgtattttgggaggttgggtgaggacaaggaaaaaaaaatgagctcTGGTCTTTTAGGCCAATGGCCTCTGCACTCTTcatgtgcaagccaaagaaataataGCCACTGCTAACTGCCCCAAAGGGGCTTTAAGCTCTAGCTTGAGATTTTCAGTTTAGAGTCTAATAAAATCAGTCTACATTAAACAAAGTGTAAAAGTGCAAGATCTGGTGGAAAGCCATATATGATTCTGCATATGATATGTGGTTGTCCCATGCTATACAATTATCATAATTTTCATGTGCACATTATTTTTTCTGCCAAGCCATGGGACCTGCCACATGTTATATTCACAGGGGacaccataatcttttcagtgctttgGGCCTCTAAAGGTCTCAATCCAGCCCTGTTCCAAGTCCAAGCTCTTTCCATGTCAGCAGCAAAATGTAGAGGGCGATGGGGTCAGAAACCAAttgttacattaaaataaattcaaagaTCTCCCCAATTCACCCAAGATTTAAAAATAGAGCTGGATCTACTTTCTTCCTAGCCTAAGCTCTGCTTACATTTACATGTAACCAGTTTGTTGAAACAACACTTGTGCTCTCGGGGAGAAATAATTCTCAATAAGCTTAAACTGTGGCTATAAGACAGGCTAGTTACACTTAGCTTTTTCATAAAGCACAAGGTGCAAAATTGTGTGCCCTTAGTTCTccaggataaaacaataaacccCGGGCTTATACCTGACACCATGTGCCAGCTACAGGGTAATGATGAGCTAGCATCAATGCATCATAGTAGCTAAAAGAAACTTTACTGGCCAGATGGCTAATGAGGAAGAAGGGTCCACCTTActcatcgtcatttagtcgttcagtcgtgtccgactcttcgtgaccccatggaccagagtacgccaggccctcctatcttctactgcctcccagagtt
The Pogona vitticeps strain Pit_001003342236 chromosome 1, PviZW2.1, whole genome shotgun sequence genome window above contains:
- the RPUSD2 gene encoding pseudouridylate synthase RPUSD2, yielding MLLLLLLRQPLTELRLAGGRRRRRLFSAGPRAPRRGSRAPALASRSMAEQPVPEQEGSPPPPAKKRRVPPGPGTKTRKATAPEEGEKRYVPPPKKRNPGIGFREAHFAETSYYFEGGLRKVRPYFFDFPTYCKGRWVGRRLSDVFSTEFSARPLEYYRGLAKAGRLLLNGHPLRDLSVVLKNNDFLQNTIHRHEPPVTAQAIEFLEENDEVVVINKPSSLPVHPCGRFRHNSIVFILGKEHNLKELHTIHRLDRLTSGVLIFAKSIEVSKRINEQVQQRQLEKEYVCRVVGEFPQDEVICEEPILVVSYKVGVCRVDPKGKVCKTVFQRLSYNGKTSVVKCFPYTGRTHQIRVHLQFLGYPIVNDPVYNTDAWGPNKGKAGNIGKTDTELLQALVKEHLSRESLSILDVVEEDLKPILGDKLQDTLGNCATSVEVTPGSVNSHHNEESKNEDRSAVLVCSQSSLLKAQTHETESGETYSTEHQDAIDPLCDECKIVRPDPSPKDLVMYLHALRYKGLEFDYCSKMPAWAQEDWTETGDSENV